DNA sequence from the Treponema primitia ZAS-1 genome:
TGTCAAGTTTTGTGTTAAGCGCCTCTGCGTAATCATTTCTTATACATATCAGGCAGATCAAGCAAGTAATCCTGAAATTCTGTTGTGTGTCCTTTTATAGAATCGGTGATAAAATCTATAAAAGGCTTCATAGACTGAAATATCCAAATAATCTTTTCTACAAACAGTTCCTGGCTGCATGATACATCTTTTTCCAAATACTGTTTTACTGCGAAATTTTCTTTGTCGATAATAACACCCGGATCAAATGATTCAACGATACTATTATATTCGCTTTCATGTTCTTTTATATGATCATGCAGAAAACCTAATAGCGTATCATCATCTAATACACCTCCGCAAACATACATGGTTTCCGCCGTTATGGTAATTGAAAAGCCGACATTTAGCTAAAGACCCATCGGCGAATCTGCCCAAAAGCGCTGTTTTTTTCAAAAAACTTTATTTTCACTAATGCGTTTTACCGGGTAGCATCGTATATGGGGCGCCGGGGCAGTCGGTTTGCAGAAACACCCCCGGTATGGTATATTAATCTTAATATGGAACGAGGAAAAATGGTGGGAATAACCTACACAGAGATCACCCTGCTAAACGCAGGTGATGTGGGAAATGCTAAACGTGGCATTATTAAGGCATCGGCAATCCGGAAAACAAGCGTCCGGGCGCTGGTGGATACCGGCGCGGCAACCCTGGTTATCAACGAGGCGATGCGGCAGAAACTGGGGCTGGGCATTGAGTCCGTCGGCGATGTTACCCTCGCCGATGGCGGGACTGAGGAATGCCAATTTACGGAACCCGTCAAGGTGTGCTGGAAAAACCGCTCAACCTCCTGCGAGGCGATGGTGATGGTTCATGGCGATGAGGTACTGCTCGGCGCCATCCCCATGGAAGCCATGGACTTAACCGTAAACCCCGCGCGCCAGGAAGTGACCGGCGCCCACGGCGATAGGGTCCTGCTTCTGGCTAAATAAACATTATGTGGTTATCCCTAAGGTGAAATTTTAAAAAAAATTCATACTATTATTGTAATATTTATTGGTTTTGTGGTATATATTATGAAATATAAGCATTTGCGGGAGAAATTTCAGTGGATACCGGTAGCCATAGCTTGCAGAAAATTAAACAACGCCTCACCCTTCTCCCCCGTGGTATAGCCCTGTTGTGGGCGTTCCTCCCCCTCTCGGGATGCGAGATGTTGAACCTGTCCACGGATACGTTTATCGAACAGCAGACCAGCATAGCCGAAGGCCAAAGCTGGGAGTTCATAAGCGGGGGTGTCGTCAGTCCCTCCGGAGTACCGATTATTACCCCCGGGGCAAGTTTTATTGAGGTAAAGCTCCAAAACCATCTAAATTATGATTTAAAGCTCAATGTGGTAAGCCGGGACAAGCTCGCCCAGGGGCGTACCCTGGAGGCAAAGCCCCTGGGGTACGAAAAGGTTCTAATCCGTATAGACGGCGCCGAGCTGGGGGACGAGTTTAACCTCACTCTAAAAATGGGAACCGCCGACGGGCTGCGGAACTTTAGCGATTTC
Encoded proteins:
- a CDS encoding retroviral-like aspartic protease family protein; translated protein: MVGITYTEITLLNAGDVGNAKRGIIKASAIRKTSVRALVDTGAATLVINEAMRQKLGLGIESVGDVTLADGGTEECQFTEPVKVCWKNRSTSCEAMVMVHGDEVLLGAIPMEAMDLTVNPARQEVTGAHGDRVLLLAK